Below is a genomic region from Corallococcus caeni.
GTAGGTCACGGTGCCTTCCATCACGCAGAGTTGTCCGAAAACGCCTGCCGCTGTGTTGTGATGAGAGAGCAGTGCCGCCGGAACATTCTCTTTGGTGAAAAAG
It encodes:
- a CDS encoding DUF1971 domain-containing protein produces the protein MSHLRIPANWKVKRSTPFFTKENVPAALLSHHNTAAGVFGQLCVMEGTVTY